One Elephas maximus indicus isolate mEleMax1 chromosome 18, mEleMax1 primary haplotype, whole genome shotgun sequence genomic region harbors:
- the CHMP2B gene encoding charged multivesicular body protein 2b isoform X1 has product MASLFKKKTVDDVIKEQNRELRGTQRAIIRDRAALEKQEKQLELEIKKMAKIGNKEACRVLAKQLVHLRKQKTRTFAVSSKVTSMSTQTKVMNSQMKMAGAMSTTAKTMQAVNKKMDPQKTLQTMQNFQKENMKMEMTEEMINDTLDDIFEGSDDEEESQDIVNQVLDEIGIEISGKMAKAPSAARSLPSASTSKATISDEEIERQLKALGVD; this is encoded by the exons ATGGCGTCCCTCTTCAAGAAGAAAACCGTGGATG ATGTAATAAAGGAGCAGAATCGAGAGTTACGAGGTACACAGAGAGCTATAATCAGAGATCGAGCAGCTTTagagaaacaagaaaaacagCTG gaATTAGAAATTAAGAAGATGGCTAAGATTGGTAATAAAGAAGCTTGCAGGGTTTTAGCCAAACAGCTTGTTCATCTGCGGAAACAGAAAACAAGAACTTTTGCTGTAAGTTCGAAAGTCACTTCTATGTCCACACAAACAAAGGTGATGAATTCCCAGATGAAGATGGCTGGAGCAATGTCTACTACGGCAAAG aCAATGCAGGCAGTTAACAAGAAGATGGATCCACAAAAGACATTGCAAACAATGCAGAATTTCCAGAAGGAAAACATGAAAATGGAAATGACTGAAGAAATGA TCAATGATACACTTGATGACATCTTTGAAGGCTCTGATGATGAAGAAGAGAGCCAGGATATTGTGAATCAAGTTCTTGATGAAATTGGAATTGAAATCTCTGGAAAG ATGGCCAAAGCTCCGTCGGCTGCCCGAAGTTTACCATCTGCCTCTACTTCAAAGGCAACAATCTCCGATGAAGAGATTGAAAGACAACTCAAAGCTTTAGGAGTAGATTAG
- the CHMP2B gene encoding charged multivesicular body protein 2b isoform X2, which produces MELEIKKMAKIGNKEACRVLAKQLVHLRKQKTRTFAVSSKVTSMSTQTKVMNSQMKMAGAMSTTAKTMQAVNKKMDPQKTLQTMQNFQKENMKMEMTEEMINDTLDDIFEGSDDEEESQDIVNQVLDEIGIEISGKMAKAPSAARSLPSASTSKATISDEEIERQLKALGVD; this is translated from the exons ATG gaATTAGAAATTAAGAAGATGGCTAAGATTGGTAATAAAGAAGCTTGCAGGGTTTTAGCCAAACAGCTTGTTCATCTGCGGAAACAGAAAACAAGAACTTTTGCTGTAAGTTCGAAAGTCACTTCTATGTCCACACAAACAAAGGTGATGAATTCCCAGATGAAGATGGCTGGAGCAATGTCTACTACGGCAAAG aCAATGCAGGCAGTTAACAAGAAGATGGATCCACAAAAGACATTGCAAACAATGCAGAATTTCCAGAAGGAAAACATGAAAATGGAAATGACTGAAGAAATGA TCAATGATACACTTGATGACATCTTTGAAGGCTCTGATGATGAAGAAGAGAGCCAGGATATTGTGAATCAAGTTCTTGATGAAATTGGAATTGAAATCTCTGGAAAG ATGGCCAAAGCTCCGTCGGCTGCCCGAAGTTTACCATCTGCCTCTACTTCAAAGGCAACAATCTCCGATGAAGAGATTGAAAGACAACTCAAAGCTTTAGGAGTAGATTAG